In one window of Opitutus sp. GAS368 DNA:
- a CDS encoding ABC transporter ATP-binding protein, whose amino-acid sequence MSATDFVIDVTGVTKRFGPKTVVDSVGLQVRRGEIYGFLGPNGSGKTTFIRMLCGLLTPDHGSGTCLGYDVRTQQAEIKCHVGYMTQKFSYYEDLTIRENLDFIARVYAVPDRAAAVQQSLDRLGLANRSHQLAGQLSGGWKQRLALAACLIHSPQLLLLDEPTAGVDPKARREFWDEIHQLAAGGLTVLITTHYMDEAERCHRLAYLAYGKLLTHGTLDQVLHSAPLSTWTVAGPDLRELAAKLRGLPGVEQVVAFGNLLHISGRNAAQLDGTIASVRDPRHEWRKISSGLEDVFISLMDTARDNFA is encoded by the coding sequence ATGAGCGCGACCGACTTCGTCATCGACGTCACCGGCGTCACCAAGCGCTTCGGCCCGAAGACCGTGGTCGACTCGGTGGGCCTGCAGGTGCGGCGCGGCGAGATCTACGGTTTCCTCGGGCCCAATGGCTCGGGCAAGACCACGTTCATCCGCATGCTCTGCGGCCTGCTCACGCCCGACCACGGCTCCGGGACCTGCCTGGGCTATGACGTCCGCACGCAGCAGGCGGAGATCAAGTGCCACGTCGGCTACATGACGCAGAAGTTCAGTTACTACGAGGATCTCACGATCCGCGAGAACCTCGACTTCATCGCCCGGGTTTACGCCGTGCCCGACCGCGCGGCCGCCGTGCAACAAAGCCTCGACCGCCTCGGTCTCGCCAATCGCAGCCACCAGCTGGCCGGCCAGCTCTCCGGCGGCTGGAAGCAGCGGCTGGCGCTGGCGGCCTGCCTGATCCATTCGCCGCAGCTCCTCCTGCTCGATGAACCGACCGCCGGCGTGGACCCCAAGGCCCGGCGCGAATTCTGGGACGAGATCCACCAACTGGCCGCCGGCGGCCTCACGGTGCTGATCACGACCCACTACATGGACGAGGCCGAGCGCTGCCACCGCCTCGCCTACCTCGCCTACGGCAAGCTGCTGACCCACGGCACGCTCGACCAGGTCTTGCACAGCGCGCCGCTCTCGACGTGGACGGTCGCCGGCCCGGACCTGCGCGAGCTCGCCGCCAAGCTGCGCGGCCTGCCCGGCGTGGAGCAGGTCGTCGCCTTCGGCAACCTGCTTCACATCAGCGGCCGCAACGCGGCGCAGCTGGACGGCACCATCGCCTCCGTCCGGGACCCGCGGCACGAGTGGCGGAAAATCTCCTCCGGCCTCGAGGACGTGTTCATCAGCCTGATGGACACGGCGCGCGACAACTTCGCCTGA
- a CDS encoding DCC1-like thiol-disulfide oxidoreductase family protein: protein MRRPVLLYDGECGLCNRVVQRLLRADRAGRLHYAPLQSEPAQAYLRAQGLPVADFDSLVFVSDWNDPAPGAYRLRTDGALAACAVAGGGLWRAVGWMRFIPAPVRDLGYKLVARSRYTLFGKYQPTPLPNPEWERRFLR from the coding sequence ATGCGACGCCCGGTCCTCCTCTACGATGGCGAATGCGGCCTGTGCAACCGGGTGGTGCAGCGGCTGCTGCGGGCGGACCGGGCGGGCCGGCTCCACTACGCGCCGCTGCAGAGCGAGCCGGCCCAGGCGTATCTGCGGGCCCAGGGTCTGCCGGTGGCGGATTTCGACAGCCTGGTGTTTGTGTCCGACTGGAATGACCCCGCCCCCGGGGCCTACCGGCTGCGCACCGACGGGGCGCTGGCGGCGTGCGCCGTGGCCGGCGGCGGCTTGTGGCGCGCGGTCGGCTGGATGCGGTTCATTCCCGCTCCCGTGCGCGATTTGGGCTACAAGCTGGTCGCCCGCTCGCGCTATACGCTGTTCGGGAAATACCAGCCGACGCCGTTGCCGAACCCGGAGTGGGAGCGGCGGTTCTTAAGATAG
- a CDS encoding SWIB/MDM2 domain-containing protein, with amino-acid sequence MAKSTRKPNAAFMKPVTPDAALAPIVGSKPLPRTELTKKLWAYIKKNGLQDSKNRRNINADAALKVVFGGKATVSMFDMTKLVSKHVS; translated from the coding sequence ATGGCTAAATCCACTCGTAAACCCAACGCCGCTTTCATGAAGCCGGTTACTCCGGACGCCGCTCTCGCCCCCATCGTGGGCTCGAAGCCGCTTCCCCGCACAGAGCTCACCAAGAAGCTCTGGGCCTACATCAAGAAGAACGGTCTGCAAGACTCCAAGAACCGCCGCAACATCAACGCCGACGCGGCGCTGAAGGTTGTGTTCGGTGGCAAGGCCACCGTCAGCATGTTCGACATGACCAAGCTGGTCAGCAAGCACGTCTCGTAA
- a CDS encoding mechanosensitive ion channel domain-containing protein — protein sequence MKFRLLITSALWLVSALFLRAQEPAPAAAQHDANTTAAAAATATAHVPAAPGFLRHMVDTVLEQFDVRTSENTVTHYAIAAVFLIGALLLRRVVTNIIFGYLRRLTAKTETTLDDRLLPVLETPVATFIMLTGIFSALRVLKLSETTDQYLASAATVAFSLNLFWALLNVLDALVDHAHEIARARQMGVAAFMPWIKKTLVAVFVVFGVLLTVQSLGYNVSTILQGLGLGGLAFALAAQDTIANLFGSIVVAIDQPFKLGETVRIVTYTGTVEDIGLRSTKIRLVDKSLVILPNKLVSSEAIVNLSRFAARRVEQVLNLTYDTTPAQMEAIVGEIRALILAEPEVDAASVQVYFRDLAASSLDIWLVYVAKNADFEKHMALRQRLNLAFMRAVAARGLSFAFPTSVMHLDGPIAKQLAGGKG from the coding sequence ATGAAATTCCGCCTCCTGATCACCTCCGCGCTCTGGCTGGTGTCCGCGCTTTTCCTCCGGGCGCAGGAACCTGCGCCCGCTGCGGCCCAGCATGACGCCAACACGACCGCGGCGGCGGCGGCGACCGCCACCGCGCACGTGCCGGCGGCGCCGGGATTCTTGCGGCACATGGTGGACACGGTGCTCGAGCAATTCGACGTGCGGACCAGCGAGAACACGGTGACGCACTACGCCATCGCGGCCGTCTTCCTGATCGGCGCACTGCTCCTGCGGCGGGTGGTGACCAACATCATCTTCGGCTACCTTCGGAGGCTGACGGCCAAGACCGAGACGACGCTCGACGACAGGCTCCTCCCCGTTCTCGAGACACCCGTGGCGACATTCATCATGCTCACGGGCATCTTCAGTGCGCTGCGGGTGCTGAAGCTTTCCGAAACCACCGACCAGTATCTGGCCAGCGCCGCGACCGTGGCCTTCTCGCTCAACCTGTTCTGGGCGCTCCTGAATGTGCTCGATGCGCTGGTCGACCACGCCCACGAGATTGCACGGGCAAGGCAGATGGGCGTGGCGGCGTTCATGCCGTGGATCAAGAAGACCCTCGTGGCGGTCTTCGTGGTGTTCGGGGTGCTGCTCACGGTCCAGAGCCTCGGCTACAACGTCTCCACCATCCTGCAGGGCCTCGGCCTCGGCGGCCTGGCCTTCGCCCTCGCGGCGCAGGACACCATCGCAAACCTCTTCGGCTCGATCGTCGTGGCCATCGACCAGCCGTTCAAGCTGGGCGAGACCGTACGGATCGTCACCTATACCGGCACCGTCGAGGACATCGGCCTCCGCTCCACCAAGATCCGGCTCGTGGACAAGTCGCTCGTCATCCTGCCCAACAAGCTCGTTTCTTCCGAAGCGATCGTGAACCTCTCGCGCTTCGCGGCGCGCCGGGTCGAGCAGGTGCTTAACCTGACCTACGACACGACGCCAGCGCAGATGGAGGCCATCGTCGGCGAGATCCGCGCCCTCATCCTGGCCGAGCCCGAGGTGGATGCGGCCTCGGTGCAGGTTTACTTCCGCGACCTCGCCGCCTCCTCGCTCGACATCTGGCTGGTCTACGTCGCGAAGAACGCCGATTTCGAAAAGCACATGGCGCTGCGGCAGCGGCTGAACCTCGCGTTCATGCGCGCGGTCGCGGCGCGCGGACTGTCGTTCGCGTTCCCGACCTCGGTCATGCACCTCGACGGCCCGATCGCCAAGCAGCTGGCGGGCGGGAAGGGGTAG
- a CDS encoding TetR/AcrR family transcriptional regulator, with protein sequence MALSVPKLPPRPVGDTPPVITRIVRLARAHFFTHGYSQCTMDELAAELGMSKKTLYVHFPSKEAIMRAVIEDLGREIRTSADELFASRQLNFAEKLRGFAEGMVERLTKTNPRLLRDLQRFAPDLYRQVAEMREKNIPYVFGRFIEEGQLAGMVRPEVDTAFAVQFFLQAMNGLCQPATMERLGLAPRDIAPRAIGLFFGGLLTPAGRKEHEKLFPR encoded by the coding sequence ATGGCCCTCTCCGTCCCCAAGCTTCCGCCCCGCCCGGTCGGCGACACCCCGCCGGTGATCACCCGCATCGTGCGGCTGGCCCGCGCCCATTTTTTCACCCACGGCTATAGCCAGTGCACGATGGATGAGCTCGCCGCCGAACTGGGCATGAGCAAGAAGACGCTTTACGTGCACTTCCCCAGCAAGGAGGCCATCATGCGCGCCGTGATCGAGGACCTCGGCCGGGAGATCCGCACTTCGGCGGACGAGCTTTTCGCCAGCCGGCAGCTGAACTTTGCCGAGAAGCTGCGCGGGTTTGCCGAAGGCATGGTGGAACGGCTGACCAAGACGAACCCGCGCCTGCTGCGCGACCTGCAGCGCTTCGCCCCCGACCTTTACCGGCAGGTCGCCGAGATGCGCGAGAAGAACATCCCCTACGTCTTCGGCCGCTTCATCGAGGAAGGCCAGCTCGCCGGCATGGTGCGGCCGGAGGTGGACACCGCCTTCGCCGTGCAATTTTTCCTGCAGGCCATGAACGGCCTCTGCCAACCCGCCACGATGGAGCGGCTGGGCCTGGCCCCGCGCGACATCGCGCCCCGCGCCATCGGACTCTTTTTCGGCGGACTGCTCACCCCCGCCGGCCGCAAAGAACATGAAAAACTATTCCCCCGCTAA
- a CDS encoding ABC transporter permease encodes MPRFTFHRLWAIVLKEFIQMKRDRVTFAMMVGIPLMQLMLFGFAINSDPKHLPTAIRAADQGPFARTFVAALRHSDYFTIVRETATEEETRELLQLGDVQFVINIPEDFSRRILRGEHPQVLIEADATDPAATGPAIAAARTIATTAFTRDLPGPLARLRGTDGPVDFSIHAHYNPENITQYNVVPGLMGVVLTMTMVVITALAITRERERGTMENLLATPVRPFEVMVGKILPYIAVGYIQVTLILLAARFIFGVPMVGNLALVYTVALLFIAANLSVGITFSTLAQNQLQAVQMAFFFFLPSILLSGFMFPFRGMPEWAQWIGSCLPNTHFLRIVRGILLKGNGPLEIAPEIWPLLLFLVVAMSIGVKRYRQTLD; translated from the coding sequence ATGCCGCGTTTCACCTTCCATCGTCTCTGGGCCATCGTGCTGAAGGAGTTCATCCAGATGAAGCGCGACCGCGTGACGTTTGCGATGATGGTCGGCATCCCGCTGATGCAGCTGATGCTGTTCGGCTTCGCCATCAATTCCGACCCGAAGCACCTGCCCACCGCCATCCGCGCCGCCGACCAGGGGCCGTTTGCCCGCACGTTCGTCGCCGCCCTGCGGCACAGCGACTATTTCACGATCGTGCGCGAAACCGCCACCGAGGAGGAAACCCGCGAGCTGCTCCAGCTCGGCGACGTGCAGTTTGTGATCAATATTCCCGAGGACTTCTCGCGCCGGATCCTCCGCGGCGAGCACCCGCAGGTCCTGATCGAGGCCGATGCGACCGACCCGGCCGCCACCGGCCCGGCCATCGCCGCCGCGCGCACTATCGCCACCACGGCGTTCACCCGCGACCTGCCCGGCCCTCTCGCCCGCCTGCGCGGGACGGACGGTCCGGTGGATTTCTCCATCCACGCCCACTACAACCCGGAGAACATCACCCAATACAATGTCGTGCCCGGCCTGATGGGCGTCGTCCTCACGATGACCATGGTCGTCATCACCGCGCTCGCCATCACCCGCGAACGCGAGCGTGGCACGATGGAAAACCTCCTGGCCACACCGGTGCGGCCCTTCGAGGTGATGGTCGGAAAAATCCTGCCCTACATCGCGGTCGGCTACATCCAGGTCACGCTGATCCTGCTCGCGGCCCGGTTTATTTTCGGCGTGCCAATGGTGGGCAACCTCGCCTTGGTCTACACGGTGGCCTTGCTGTTCATCGCCGCCAATCTCTCCGTCGGCATCACCTTCTCGACCCTCGCGCAAAACCAGCTGCAGGCGGTCCAGATGGCGTTCTTCTTCTTCCTGCCGTCGATCCTGCTCTCCGGTTTCATGTTTCCGTTCCGCGGCATGCCGGAGTGGGCGCAGTGGATCGGCAGCTGCCTGCCCAACACCCATTTCCTCCGCATCGTGCGCGGCATCCTGCTCAAGGGCAACGGCCCGCTCGAGATCGCCCCGGAGATCTGGCCGCTGCTGCTCTTCCTCGTCGTGGCGATGTCCATCGGCGTGAAGCGCTACCGCCAGACCCTGGACTAG
- a CDS encoding TerC family protein: protein MTDTLAVVTSTANLNTPIDWLLAILSIVLIDIVLAGDNAVVIALAVRRLKGRERLWGTVIGSGMAVVLRVGLTFVASQLLAISYVKLIGGLLILWIAVKLLVDNTGGEEGKGEAQNLWQAVWLITVADITMSLDNVLAVAGASKGSFGLLLFGLGLSIPLVVFTSNLLARLMDRYPVVIYVGSAILGKVGGDMIMTDRLVADAFHPEPWLVHTVEGLLALGVILLALVWRKARKKNDAV, encoded by the coding sequence ATGACCGATACCCTTGCCGTCGTGACCTCGACCGCCAATTTGAACACCCCGATCGACTGGCTGCTGGCCATCCTCAGCATTGTGCTGATCGACATCGTGCTGGCCGGTGACAACGCGGTGGTCATCGCCCTGGCCGTTCGCCGCCTGAAGGGCCGGGAGCGGTTGTGGGGCACCGTCATCGGGTCGGGCATGGCGGTGGTCTTGCGGGTCGGACTGACTTTCGTGGCGTCCCAATTGCTGGCGATCAGTTACGTCAAGCTCATCGGCGGCCTCCTGATCCTGTGGATCGCCGTCAAGCTGCTGGTGGACAACACCGGCGGCGAAGAAGGCAAGGGCGAGGCGCAGAACCTGTGGCAGGCGGTCTGGCTTATCACGGTCGCCGACATCACGATGTCCCTCGACAACGTCCTGGCCGTGGCCGGCGCCTCGAAGGGCAGTTTCGGCCTGCTGCTGTTCGGGCTGGGCCTGAGTATTCCGCTGGTCGTTTTTACCAGCAACCTGCTGGCCAGGCTGATGGACCGCTACCCGGTGGTCATCTATGTCGGCTCGGCCATTCTCGGCAAGGTGGGCGGAGACATGATCATGACCGACCGGCTCGTCGCGGACGCTTTCCACCCCGAGCCGTGGCTGGTTCATACCGTCGAGGGGCTGCTGGCCCTGGGGGTGATCCTGCTCGCGCTGGTTTGGCGGAAGGCACGGAAAAAAAACGACGCCGTTTGA
- a CDS encoding ABC transporter ATP-binding protein has product MTAAREAAAPEPSDNRMLVRRLFGLAWHYRLHCLQVLGIQLVLLTLGIGGLSFTGVGIDYIRHKLDGTPLGANRLHLTLPEDWPPLKVLGLLAGLILSFALVRAVLNYVYAVSVNRLVQQKLVVDLRGEVYDKLQRLSFRFFDANSTGSIITRVTGDVQSVRMFMDQVLIQSIIMIISLTAYVAIMVTLSPGLTLACLATTPILWILSAWFSRKVQPAMLNNRTLVEQMVQILAESISGAAVTKGFGREAEARAKFNAANQACFDQQREIFWRMSLFSPAVGFLTRINMIVLLGYGGWLVAHDRLPLGLGLFTFAGFLEQFSGQVNNLANIVNSVQQSLIGARRVFEILDAPVEVKSAPDALHRPKLVGAVRFEQASFAYDGAETVLHDVDLDVPPGRCVAILGATGSGKSVLMSLIPRFFDPTAGRVLLDGVDVRRLDLDEVRRNIGIVFQESFLFSNTVAANIAFGHPGATREQVEKAAKIAAAHDFITALPQGYDTLLGEGAQTLSGGQRQRLAIARAVLLEPAIMLLDDPTAAIDSETEHEIFEALDRAIAGRTTFIVAHRLSTLRRADFIIVLEDGRIVQRGTHEELMKVPGPYLRVANLQLVDARELQQLKLREREGGA; this is encoded by the coding sequence ATGACCGCCGCACGCGAGGCCGCCGCCCCCGAGCCATCCGACAACCGGATGCTGGTCCGGCGGTTGTTCGGCCTGGCCTGGCACTACCGGCTCCACTGCCTGCAGGTGCTCGGCATCCAGCTGGTGCTGCTCACGCTTGGCATCGGGGGCCTGAGTTTCACGGGCGTCGGCATCGATTACATCCGGCACAAGCTCGACGGCACGCCGCTCGGGGCCAACCGCCTGCACCTGACACTCCCCGAGGACTGGCCGCCGCTGAAGGTGCTGGGCCTGCTCGCGGGCCTCATCCTGTCTTTCGCCCTCGTCCGCGCGGTGCTGAACTACGTCTATGCCGTTTCGGTCAACCGCCTCGTGCAGCAGAAGCTCGTCGTGGACCTGCGCGGCGAGGTCTACGACAAGCTGCAGCGGCTGAGCTTCCGTTTCTTCGACGCCAACAGCACCGGCTCGATCATCACCCGCGTGACGGGCGACGTGCAGTCGGTGCGCATGTTCATGGACCAGGTGCTGATCCAGAGCATCATTATGATCATTTCGCTCACGGCCTACGTCGCCATCATGGTGACCCTCAGCCCGGGCCTGACGCTGGCCTGCTTGGCGACCACGCCGATCCTGTGGATTCTTTCCGCCTGGTTTTCCCGGAAGGTGCAGCCGGCGATGCTAAACAACCGCACGCTGGTGGAGCAGATGGTGCAGATTCTGGCCGAGAGCATCTCGGGCGCCGCGGTCACCAAGGGTTTCGGCCGCGAGGCCGAGGCGCGGGCGAAGTTCAATGCGGCCAACCAGGCCTGCTTCGACCAGCAGCGTGAAATCTTCTGGCGCATGAGCCTGTTCTCGCCCGCCGTCGGTTTCCTGACACGCATCAATATGATAGTCCTGCTCGGCTACGGCGGCTGGCTCGTGGCGCATGACCGGCTGCCGCTGGGCCTCGGGCTCTTCACCTTCGCCGGTTTCCTCGAGCAGTTCTCTGGGCAGGTCAACAACCTCGCGAACATCGTGAACAGCGTGCAGCAGTCGCTGATCGGCGCGCGGCGCGTATTCGAGATCCTCGACGCACCGGTCGAGGTGAAGAGCGCCCCGGACGCGCTGCACCGGCCCAAGCTCGTGGGGGCGGTGCGTTTCGAGCAGGCCTCTTTTGCCTATGACGGCGCCGAGACGGTCCTGCACGACGTCGACCTCGATGTGCCGCCCGGCCGGTGCGTCGCGATCCTCGGGGCCACCGGTTCGGGCAAGAGCGTGCTGATGAGCCTGATTCCCCGCTTCTTCGATCCGACGGCCGGGCGGGTGCTGCTGGATGGTGTGGATGTGCGCCGGCTCGACCTCGACGAGGTGCGTCGGAACATCGGCATCGTTTTCCAGGAGAGCTTCCTGTTCTCCAACACGGTCGCGGCCAACATTGCGTTTGGTCATCCCGGCGCCACGCGCGAACAGGTCGAGAAGGCGGCGAAGATCGCTGCGGCGCACGACTTCATCACGGCCCTGCCCCAGGGCTACGACACGCTGCTCGGCGAGGGCGCCCAGACCCTGTCGGGCGGCCAGCGCCAGCGGCTGGCGATCGCCCGCGCGGTGCTGCTCGAGCCGGCCATCATGCTGCTCGACGACCCGACGGCCGCGATCGACAGCGAGACCGAGCACGAGATCTTCGAGGCGCTCGACCGGGCCATTGCCGGCCGCACGACCTTCATCGTGGCCCACCGGCTGAGCACGCTGCGGCGCGCGGACTTCATCATCGTCTTGGAAGACGGCCGCATCGTGCAGCGCGGCACGCACGAGGAATTGATGAAGGTGCCGGGACCGTATCTGCGCGTGGCCAACCTGCAGCTGGTCGACGCACGCGAACTGCAGCAGCTGAAGCTGCGCGAGCGGGAGGGCGGCGCATGA
- a CDS encoding HlyD family efflux transporter periplasmic adaptor subunit produces MKNYSPAKPALVALAALLLGACTRHESSAYQGYLEGEFVYIAAPLGGQLEKLSVTRGARVEAGAPLFTLEQSAELSALREAAERLRQSQARLADLKKGQRPSELAALEARLAQTRAAAELSALELQRATKLHQTTVLSDDDFDRARLNHEADTKQVIELAAQLETAQLGGRSDVIAAAEADAAASQAALDRAGWSVAQKSRSAPVGALVYDTLFREGEYITAGQPVVALLPPANIKVRFFVPEADFAALKAGAAVKVGITGRATPLEARISYLSPQPEYTPPVLYNRENRAKLVFMVEAVFDPAAAKDLHPGQPADVTAAN; encoded by the coding sequence ATGAAAAACTATTCCCCCGCTAAACCCGCGCTGGTCGCGCTCGCGGCCCTCCTCCTCGGCGCCTGCACCCGGCACGAGTCATCCGCCTACCAGGGATACCTGGAGGGTGAGTTTGTCTATATCGCCGCGCCGCTCGGCGGCCAATTGGAGAAACTCTCGGTCACCCGCGGCGCGCGGGTCGAGGCCGGCGCCCCCCTCTTCACCCTCGAGCAGAGCGCGGAACTCTCCGCCCTGCGGGAAGCGGCCGAGCGGCTGCGCCAGTCGCAAGCCCGGCTGGCCGACCTGAAGAAGGGCCAGCGCCCGTCCGAACTCGCCGCCCTCGAGGCCCGGCTGGCGCAGACCCGGGCCGCCGCCGAACTCTCGGCCCTCGAACTGCAGCGCGCCACCAAGCTGCACCAGACCACCGTCCTGTCGGACGACGACTTCGATCGCGCGCGCCTGAACCATGAGGCGGACACCAAGCAGGTGATCGAACTGGCCGCCCAGTTGGAAACCGCCCAGCTCGGCGGACGGTCCGATGTCATCGCCGCGGCGGAAGCGGATGCGGCGGCGTCCCAGGCCGCGCTCGACCGGGCCGGCTGGAGCGTGGCCCAGAAGAGCCGCTCCGCCCCGGTGGGCGCGCTCGTTTACGACACTCTTTTCCGCGAGGGCGAATATATCACGGCGGGCCAGCCGGTCGTCGCGCTGCTGCCGCCGGCCAATATCAAGGTGCGTTTCTTCGTCCCCGAGGCGGATTTTGCCGCCCTCAAGGCCGGCGCTGCGGTGAAAGTGGGGATCACCGGCCGCGCGACGCCGCTCGAGGCGCGCATCAGCTACCTTTCGCCCCAGCCCGAATACACGCCGCCGGTCCTCTACAACCGCGAGAACCGCGCCAAGCTGGTCTTCATGGTCGAGGCGGTGTTCGACCCCGCCGCCGCGAAGGATCTTCATCCCGGCCAGCCGGCGGACGTGACCGCCGCGAACTAA
- a CDS encoding ABC transporter ATP-binding protein: MTPEGKIKDVGLVRRVREDEDEELQKPLEWGLIRRLFTYTAPIKGKVVALVLMTLVRAAQLPALGWLMALIIQGPIAGHAAGAAAAGPGGFFHVASWSIMTGVVVYGLLALSTDLLFHFRQRYALEIGETVVNGLRAELFARTMRQPMSFFHRVKIGRIIGRVTSDIEAVRTGIQDVLFVSVIQFGSVIFSAVVMLWCDWVLFLVVLAMAPVLWALNRHFRMRLSHYTRASQESFSRVTATLAESVNGIRVTQGFVRQETNAGLFRSLLADHAKYNIALARTSAILTPLLELNSQFFVATLLMFGGWRVFNGDMTMGGLITFFLLANQFFAPISIIGNQYNQALVAMAGAERVFRLIDVKPEWEDDPAATPLRDPRATGSQVTSDKDQLTGGEADALDPCPLPLVTSHAPGMRIEFRSVTFGYDPAKPVLHDVSFTAGPGQTVALVGHTGSGKSSIINLVSKFYLPTRGEVLLDGREIRTITSHSLHRQMGMVQQQNLLFTGTVLENIRLAKPEATEEEAREAARRLDCLDLLEALPQGFATEVGERGAGLSLGQRQLVCFTRALVADPRIVILDEATSSIDAITEARLQKALVELLRGRTSFVVAHRLSTIRHADLVLVLDQGRVIERGTHAELLAQAGHYAALYRQFVQMDSPGP; this comes from the coding sequence ATGACCCCGGAGGGAAAAATCAAGGACGTCGGCCTCGTCCGCCGGGTGCGCGAGGACGAGGACGAAGAACTGCAAAAGCCGCTCGAGTGGGGCTTGATCCGCCGCCTCTTCACCTACACCGCGCCCATCAAGGGCAAGGTCGTGGCGCTGGTCCTCATGACGCTGGTCCGTGCGGCACAGCTGCCGGCGCTGGGCTGGCTGATGGCGCTGATCATCCAGGGGCCGATCGCCGGTCATGCCGCGGGGGCTGCGGCCGCCGGCCCCGGGGGCTTTTTCCACGTCGCTTCCTGGAGCATCATGACCGGCGTGGTGGTGTATGGGCTGCTCGCGCTTTCCACCGACCTGCTCTTCCACTTCCGCCAGCGCTACGCGCTGGAAATCGGCGAGACGGTGGTCAACGGCCTGCGCGCCGAGCTCTTCGCGCGGACCATGCGGCAGCCGATGAGCTTTTTCCACCGCGTGAAGATCGGGCGCATCATCGGCCGCGTGACCAGCGACATCGAGGCCGTGCGCACCGGCATCCAGGATGTGCTCTTTGTCAGCGTCATCCAGTTCGGCTCGGTCATCTTCTCGGCGGTCGTGATGCTCTGGTGCGACTGGGTGCTGTTCCTCGTGGTGCTGGCGATGGCGCCGGTGCTGTGGGCGCTCAACCGGCATTTCCGCATGCGGCTCAGCCACTACACCCGCGCCTCGCAGGAAAGCTTCAGTCGCGTGACGGCGACGCTGGCGGAGTCGGTCAATGGCATCCGCGTGACGCAGGGCTTCGTGCGGCAGGAGACCAATGCCGGGCTTTTCCGCAGCCTCCTGGCCGACCATGCCAAATACAACATCGCGCTGGCGCGGACCTCGGCGATCCTCACGCCGCTGCTGGAATTGAACAGCCAGTTCTTTGTCGCCACCCTGCTGATGTTCGGCGGCTGGCGCGTGTTCAACGGCGACATGACGATGGGCGGCCTGATCACGTTCTTCCTGCTCGCCAACCAGTTCTTCGCCCCCATCTCGATCATCGGTAACCAATACAACCAGGCACTCGTGGCCATGGCCGGCGCCGAGCGGGTCTTCCGTCTGATCGACGTAAAACCGGAGTGGGAGGACGACCCGGCGGCGACCCCGCTGCGCGATCCCCGGGCAACGGGGTCGCAAGTAACAAGTGACAAGGATCAATTAACAGGAGGGGAGGCCGATGCCCTTGATCCTTGTCCCTTGCCCCTTGTTACTTCGCATGCCCCGGGCATGCGGATCGAGTTCCGATCCGTGACCTTCGGTTACGACCCGGCCAAGCCGGTGCTGCACGACGTTAGTTTCACGGCCGGGCCGGGACAGACCGTCGCGCTCGTCGGCCACACCGGCAGCGGCAAGAGCTCCATCATCAACCTGGTTTCCAAATTCTACCTGCCGACGCGCGGCGAGGTGCTGTTGGACGGCCGCGAAATCCGCACGATCACCAGCCATTCGCTGCACCGGCAGATGGGCATGGTGCAGCAACAGAACCTCCTTTTTACCGGCACGGTGCTGGAAAATATCCGGCTGGCGAAGCCGGAGGCGACCGAGGAAGAGGCGCGCGAGGCCGCGCGCCGGCTCGATTGTCTGGATTTGCTTGAAGCGCTGCCGCAAGGGTTTGCCACGGAAGTCGGCGAGCGCGGCGCCGGGCTTTCCCTCGGCCAGCGGCAGCTCGTCTGCTTCACCCGGGCACTGGTCGCCGATCCGCGGATCGTCATCCTCGATGAGGCCACGAGCTCGATTGATGCGATCACGGAGGCGCGGCTGCAAAAGGCCCTGGTGGAACTGCTGCGCGGCCGCACCAGCTTCGTGGTGGCGCACCGGTTGAGCACCATCCGGCACGCCGACCTGGTGCTGGTGCTGGACCAGGGCCGCGTGATCGAGCGCGGCACGCATGCGGAATTGCTGGCGCAGGCCGGCCACTATGCGGCGCTTTACCGGCAGTTCGTGCAGATGGATTCGCCGGGGCCCTAG
- a CDS encoding RNA-binding protein gives MSENSKLYVGNLPFATTAQDLEALFGEVGTVSVVEIIFDKFTGRSRGFAFVTMANGEEAQKGVEKFHGHQLEGRALAVNIARPREERPPGGGGGFRGGGGGGDRGGFGGGRGGRGGGGGYRGGRGGGGGYRGGGERGGGGGYGRE, from the coding sequence ATGTCAGAAAACAGCAAGCTCTACGTGGGGAACCTCCCCTTCGCCACCACCGCCCAGGACCTCGAGGCCCTCTTCGGCGAGGTGGGCACCGTCAGTGTCGTCGAGATCATCTTCGACAAATTCACCGGTCGTTCCCGCGGTTTCGCGTTCGTCACGATGGCGAACGGCGAGGAGGCCCAGAAAGGCGTGGAGAAGTTCCACGGCCACCAGCTCGAAGGCCGCGCTCTGGCGGTCAATATCGCCCGGCCGCGTGAAGAGCGCCCGCCCGGTGGCGGTGGCGGTTTCCGCGGCGGCGGCGGCGGTGGTGATCGCGGCGGCTTTGGCGGCGGCCGGGGCGGTCGTGGTGGCGGCGGTGGCTATCGCGGCGGTCGCGGCGGCGGCGGCGGTTACCGCGGCGGCGGTGAACGCGGTGGTGGTGGTGGCTACGGCCGCGAATAA